aaATACTTCATTAAGAGCTAAAGCCTAAAGCGGCAAGACAGAGTACGTGTTACAAGTTGCAAACTTAGCAATAAGATCCGCAACAGAGTTTAGACGGCGAGGGATAAAGGAAAAATGCAGAAAAGAAAAGGTAGCTGATAGAGCCTCGATATCCAAATTGAGTCCATAGATCTCCACCGGATGTATCTTCGAGGAAAGTGCGTTGATAAGCACTTGATTATCTGACTTCAAGCAGATTTTGGCGAACTGGAGTGTCTTTGCGTGGAGGAGAGCTTCCCTAACCGCGATCGCTTCCGCCATGAGGGGTGATGACACGTGCTGTTCTGTCGAGGAGCCCTGCCCGAGTTTAGTTCCTGCTGTATCGGAGAACCACCACCCACATCCCGCTGCTTTGGTATGTGAGGACCATGATGCATCTGAATGACATATCACCATGTCCACATTGTTAGTGGCACTTCTACGGGAGATAGGTTGAAGTGCACGGTGCTCTGGTTTCAGTGGTTGGGCGATTTGCCATTCTCTTGCTAGACGCACAGCCTTGCTTCCAATTTCAATCGCTGAGAGGTTAACATTCTCGAAGATGCGCGAGTTTCTAGCTGTCCATAAGCACCAGCAGAGCCAGGGGAATAGATCAATAGTGACTCCAGATGGTGGGAGACAGGATATACCTGGGGTGCTGGAGATTTCCATACTAAACGAGTCGAATCTTGAAGGGTCTATAGGCTCTGAAAGTGGGAGTGTCTCCCAGACTCTCCTCGTAAACTGACAGTGCAGAAAGAGATGTGCAGCTGTTTCCTCCTCCCCGCACCTCGTACAAACCACTGAGCTAGCTAGTAGCCCACGTCTTTGTAAGGTAGCTCCGAGCGGTAGGGCTCCCTGCATTACTTTCCACAGAAACACTTGGATCTTTGGAGCCGTTTTGGTAGCCCAAACATTTTTAATCCAGTTAAAAGCGTGAGCCGGATTGATTGGGTTCAAAGACCTATCCATCTCCACAGCTGAGTAGTATCCAGACTTCGTAGAGTAGTCTCCTGACTTTGTTGGAGTCCAGATCAGTTTATCCGCAGCGCCCATGGAGCTAGGTCTCATGCAGAGGATGTCAGTTGCCTGCACTGGGAAAAGCTCATGTACTTTCCGAGCATTCCATGTTGTTGTTCCTCGTAAGAAGAGGTCAGAGACTACGAGGTCTCTCCAATAGTAACAGTTAAGTCATCCAATAGTCGCTCCAATAACCCCTTCATAACTTCTCTGGTAAACACTCCGGAAACCACCATAATAACTGCTTCCATAATCGTTTCTGCCAAAACACCTATCAGTCAGTCCATGCAGTGGAATTAATTGATCAAGACGATAAACCCAACCATCTTGTCTGAATCCGACCAACATTTTCCTAACTCGACAAGCTCAAATGTCATGTATCTGACCACGCTTGTCCAAATCCGACCATTGATGTCCGAAATACCGCGTTGTTTGAATAACTATATGTACACTTCCAAAATTCACTTATTTGATTGGTCCAGCATGATATGACCGAGCTTTGACAGGTTCTAAAACAGTCATATCTTACCCTCAATCAAATCACAAGTGACTGATCCTAATAGATATTGATCCATATCATCTTCCACTTACGTCGGTGTTGGTTTATCCTTCATTGGATAGTTCTTCTCAGCATTTTCCAACCCTGGCCGGCTTGTCTGAATAGCCTAGTCAaatttgtccttcaactgattCTGTTCATTTTTCGGAATGCGGACGCTATACCAACTATTAAGAATGATTATATGTTGTAGCTTTTAAAcagtttttcaaatatttctttgCAATTTATCTAGaggaaatataaataaataaacaaagataGTTAAATAGTAATTTGATTGTTGTTTccaaaaataaggtttttacgCTTTGCCTAAATATGTAAGCCCATGCCCATATTTATTATAGTCCATCATTTTCACAATTTATCAACTTGACTAATGtctctgaaaataaaattttaaagtcttttgctttcaaaaatttaatactGGGTTtcatttttgagatttttttttataaattcatttaTTGAGTTCATGATACAGTCGTAAAATTTCATGAAATCAATTTGGACAGTTGGTTGAAAATTAATTTCTGgtgaccattaaaaaaaaagaaatacattCATACGGTAGTTCAACTTTGGTTTCAACAACTTACAGAGGAGTTTAAAATCTccgtataaaaaaacaaaaaaaaaagtatgtaactaaaaaaaagaaagtatgTAAGTAGACTTGTAGAATATTAGATGCaagtattttgatttatataatcTTCTTAGCATAAACGTGTCCAAATCCACATACGTTAAATTAACGAGGTTTACATGGGTAATGaaagaaataattaattaatatatataatgaaaagaCCAATCTATTTATtgctaattaattttaaattagaaGTTCATCTaacttaataaaatatactataccACATATTCAAACCTCAGTCGaagtaaattaaaatcatactAAACCATATAAGTCTATTTCGATACTAAGTACCGAGccaactataaattttatttgcCAAGGCAAATCATATAAATTAACACACTTTCAcataaaatactatttaaaacCATATTAAACGGCATACATTTACCTCAGCAAGGAAATTAAAATCATTCTAAACCATATAAGTCTAATTCGATCTTAAAGTTTTTGGCCAAATCAAACAATAAACATTAACACACTTTCCAGTATGTGAAGGCCACGCCAAAGCATACGATATGCTCAACTAATTCGTTCTAAATATCATTGTTCATATTCTACCACGCCATTAATAAATATCACATTGTTTTCACCCAAGTAAATCATTAATTCTGCAAACACTAAATAAAATCacgttttgtttttatttatttatacatgtAAGTCCTAAAAtttgttagattcgggtttaattATGGGCTTCcgacttaaaaccaattggtgattagtggattggctctaactttttatatattacttaatgtctcTTAGAATTCCCGATGTGGGATATATATCTCAAATACCCCTcttcgagatgatggctcttatcGGCCAGAAATCTCGAAACTTTAGGACATttatactcggtcgagcgagtTTAACACAACCTTTATACCCACTAAAGTTCCGAGAATTCTAAGagacattaaataatatataaagggttaggatCAATGTActaatcaccaattggttttaagttagaAGCCGATAATTAAACTTGAATcgaacatggtatcagagctcagatcctaaataccctaaactcctaattaaaattaaaaaaactaaaagttaACCCTTCCGACCTGATATAAAAGGTCGTGATTaacaccaattggttttaagtttgaAGCACGTaattaaacccgaatctaacaaaattcttaatatataaattactgATACCATAACATATCCATAAAGGGATTCTTAGttcttaataatatattttccaatTTAATTTCCAtcgcaaaactaataaaataaatatgatataatgaatatatgaTACAAAGGCCCATTTTAAACACACAATAAATTATTGTATGAAcgttatataataagttttgtaaatatattaataaacagTTAGTTTTATGGTGAcacctataaaatatataacactttttttttttgaataaaagcttaaaaatatataacacttaacatgaaaaaacaaattaaaaaccaacatccGCATGAATCAAGCTCtagttagttttaaattataagtaCATAATAAACTAACTTTAACGTAGTATCAAAGCCACCCAATTGTTGTTAGGTTTAAGTTCATCTAAGTTATCAGTTTACAtagccctttttcaaaaaatgaaaaaaaaaaagttatcagTTTACACAAAATTATATAGTTAGTGATGACAAGACGACTTTCTAGGACTCATTACATGGATTCGAATTCGGTCATGAGCGGACATCGTAAGAGGTTTCATGGGACCATGTTCccatttcaaaagaaaattgaggtttacaaaaaagaaaggaaaaatatTTCCATTCGATTTTCGTTTGCTACCACAGCAGTTACTGCTTAAATCTACATTATAATAGGGCAGTTGCATCACTCCTGATGCGACACATCAGCGATATGTGGgttccatttttaaaaagtatgaaaaaaatgtcaagtctgtgactcgaacccgggttattgagatctaaacaacaacatttatACTACTGAACTAAAGAattctttgtacattgatggctgaaacaaatatatatttatgaaggtcgcaaacttttgcttcttcggttttctctgtgggacccacacttatttattttatctaatgatttaataaataatttataactcacgttttgaaatgagattcgttaaaaaaaagttcaataaACCTCTTTGGTCTGTAAGCGTTCTCTTCAATGGAAGTTTAgggctttcaatttttaatcatcGGTTCATGAGTCATCTAAAAAACACAGATTGACTCTTTGAGTTTCATGaatcagtttttcttctttagtctctacatcttccaatatttaataaattcatcatcagttattttattttgcctgataaatcatgattgtgtggtttttattttttttggtcatccttagcttgcaccctttgatctaaccaagaagaagaagaagacatttgtcGTTCAGGATGCCATCGAGGACTCAACTAAGTCACACGGGAGACATACCAGTTGTTGTCTGattgttcaagaagagtttatgtgctgtgaaacatatttatttcttttcatcaattgctttgtttaatcttttttcctgcaaataatgatggctttgacagttcattacgggagccaagaagtaaaagaagaagaagccagtgagtgtttgacattttctgttttcctgagtttttttttccattcattaaacttagattttgaagattatgtgcctcacattctttttcttttgatggttgttaggttgaatgaagatcattaaataaagaaaatgtcgatgctcctgaagatttggagggtactttatatttctttctctgataATTCTATCGACATAAATTTGAACCTTAGAGAGGGTATATTGCAGAGCATCCTAATGATGAGGAAGAGGTGGAGGGAATTGATCTGCACCAGCAATGTTACCTGTGGGAGGGAAGTGACATGGATTACTTATATGACGAGGTAAGCATATCATTAGATGGTTTGCGGTCCATCTTTGAGAGCCGTCTATTGTAAGTGTCTATCGTTTTGAAGTTGTACGACACTAAGATGTAAAGAATTACTAATCAAGATTACCTTACTAGCAGAGTTCTTTTGCACAGTTATTGTCAATGGAATTAACACTGAAAATTGATGGTGCTATATTTCATGTTCCAAATGCTAACGCAAGCTCCAATGTTGATTCTCAGCTTtaacatgccaaaatcacaatgcaGTGGGTGTTGTAAAGTAATTCAGTAGGCACAAATgttcagttgaaaaaaattctaaattgtatttatgcatcaaacttatcatccataacataataatatgcTTTTTCTTGTGCTAGGAACCGTTTGTAAATAAATGTCTTGGATGTATACGACTGCTTAGTTTGTTGCTTTTGACAGTGAAATCACTAAGCTTGCAATGTGTCAGGACAGCAAAAGCATCTCAGCTGATGGTTAGCTTTACAATTTCGTTGGTTTCTTTTTTCTATTATGTTGGATGGattattttagctaacaaaTATCGCAACAGAGCGCTGACAATAACTCTAATAGATTTGTATATACATTTAGAATTGGAAGTTTGGTGAGAACATGAACAAGTACTTCTGTCATGTTATTGGACAGTTATACGCCATTTCAAGagaatttatttcttatatttctcaTAATCAGTAAGATTTTAACTGTTTTGTCTACTTTGCATTCATACTTCATTCTCCATCTAACTTCTCGTTGCTACTATATAATGATCAAGTCATTTTCTGCACAAATAGGCAAGTGGGGATGTTACGTTGGGTGCTTGGTTTATTGGGCTTGGCTATACAAAGTCTGTTGTTACTCTAAAACTTTTACCTCATTTAACATTGATTCTGGTTCTTGGGAGAATTGCAGATTGTGAATGAAAGGCACAAGCAGGTAACATATGTGTAGCTGCGTTCGACTCGACATGTAGCGGTATCTGCAGATCCGATGATCCCATTGTGGAGGTTAACATGCAATGTGTTGACCTGAAAATCATTATTTGGAAGCTACATTTCGAGGCATTTCCTCAACATATAAATAGACCATAGACagaatttgatatttataatactcaGTGATCATGTAGTCTGCAGAAAACAATCCTTTTGCATATTCTATATGGAACCACGAGATATGTCCtttgtttgatgattgtattatgatagctactaacataggagatgactagagaaagagaaatgagtatGAAACTCTTATATGGGTAGCTTTTGTAAACACATTTGGGTTTATTAACAGTTGTGACAAGCAATTATGTTTATAATAAAGAAAACCCGCCGCAGCGTCAATAACAAATGCGCCTGTTTTTTGGTTGTTTGGGATTGAAATAGCTTATGggttttctaaatcaatataattgatttgactaaagctatcttggatgacaaaaagaaggattgcaagtttaataacttctactttagactttaatttcaactaaattataatcagtcttttatccatatcatcttagttataatcgtaaggatttattagaataaataaacagtttcaacaatatttaatatgtgatttaataaacaaaagaacatgtaggatttttaggatttaaagagattggagacaaTAGTTAGTGAATATGAAAGAATACAAAGCAGATGATGAAAAATGATTCGAGCAAATTAGTGGCAACACAGAGCTAAgcgagataaaaatatcaatcaataaagaatgaaagaagaatAAGCAGGGTTAAGTTATTACACAAGTCAAAACTAAGACAAATCAAACGACAGAAcgtgaaaacaaatgtaaacaagACAAGAGGAGATGGTGAAGATAAAATGCATTGAAAAGTCAAATGCTAGATTAGTAAGCAAGAGACAAAAATAGATTAAAGTGCAAAAATTCTACGCCTTGGCGCGGGTAACGATCCCTAGTCATTATAATATGGAAAGTACATTTGtctataattaattttgttgaaaatcccctatatattaatcatgatgcattacaacatgttttctcatgtgtcatcacta
The window above is part of the Brassica napus cultivar Da-Ae chromosome C3, Da-Ae, whole genome shotgun sequence genome. Proteins encoded here:
- the LOC106448862 gene encoding uncharacterized protein LOC106448862; the encoded protein is MGAADKLIWTPTKSGDYSTKSGYYSAVEMDRSLNPINPAHAFNWIKNVWATKTAPKIQVFLWKVMQGALPLGATLQRRGLLASSVVCTRCGEEETAAHLFLHCQFTRRVWETLPLSEPIDPSRFDSFSMEISSTPGISCLPPSGVTIDLFPWLCWCLWTARNSRIFENVNLSAIEIGSKAVRLAREWQIAQPLKPEHRALQPISRRSATNNVDMVICHSDASWSSHTKAAGCGWWFSDTAGTKLGQGSSTEQHVSSPLMAEAIAVREALLHAKTLQFAKICLKSDNQVLINALSSKIHPVEIYGLNLDIEALSATFSFLHFSFIPRRLNSVADLIAKFATCNTYSVLPL